The following coding sequences lie in one uncultured Mailhella sp. genomic window:
- a CDS encoding dihydroorotate dehydrogenase, whose protein sequence is MDFRVSLVDGLLELKNPVLSAAGTFGSGLEYRPYGDITQLGGIIANGLTLRPCAGAPMPRVAETPGGMLSAVGTQNDGAEHFVRMVLPELPWQEVPIIPNLNASNVDEFSELAAVFAEERGVAALEVNLSCRNDHRSGQPFCQNPVTAARAVNAVKRSAGGKPVIAKLSPQIMDIVEVAKAVEAAGADIISCIGMVQGMAVNVVTRRPMLGSVVGGLSGPAIKPLALRCVWEISRVVEVPIIGVGGVRSARDVLEFLLAGARAVAVGTANFSDPGTIFRIIRELPALCEELGIDDLEAFRGSLKA, encoded by the coding sequence ATGGATTTTCGCGTTTCTCTTGTTGACGGCCTGCTCGAACTGAAGAATCCCGTGCTGAGCGCTGCCGGCACCTTCGGCAGCGGCCTGGAATATCGCCCTTACGGCGACATCACCCAGCTTGGCGGCATCATTGCCAACGGCCTGACGCTGCGCCCCTGCGCAGGCGCGCCCATGCCCCGCGTGGCGGAAACGCCCGGCGGCATGCTGAGCGCCGTGGGCACGCAGAACGACGGCGCGGAACATTTCGTGCGCATGGTGCTGCCGGAACTGCCCTGGCAGGAGGTGCCGATCATTCCCAACCTCAACGCCTCCAACGTGGACGAATTTTCCGAGCTGGCCGCCGTGTTCGCGGAAGAGCGCGGCGTGGCCGCCCTGGAAGTGAATCTTTCCTGCCGCAACGATCATCGCAGCGGGCAGCCCTTCTGTCAGAATCCCGTGACGGCCGCGCGCGCCGTGAACGCGGTGAAGCGTTCCGCGGGCGGCAAGCCCGTCATTGCCAAGCTCTCCCCGCAGATCATGGACATCGTGGAAGTGGCCAAGGCCGTGGAAGCCGCCGGAGCAGACATCATTTCCTGCATCGGCATGGTGCAGGGCATGGCTGTGAACGTGGTGACGCGCCGTCCCATGCTCGGCAGCGTCGTCGGCGGATTGTCGGGCCCGGCCATCAAGCCGCTCGCGTTGCGCTGCGTGTGGGAGATTTCGCGCGTGGTGGAGGTTCCCATCATCGGCGTGGGCGGCGTGCGCTCGGCCCGCGACGTGCTGGAATTCCTTCTTGCCGGCGCGCGCGCCGTGGCCGTGGGCACGGCCAACTTCAGCGATCCCGGCACCATTTTCCGCATCATCCGCGAGCTGCCCGCCCTGTGCGAGGAACTCGGCATCGACGATCTTGAGGCGTTTCGCGGTTCGCTGAAGGCCTGA
- a CDS encoding ribonuclease J, which produces MSESYLTITPLGGLGEIGMNCQKWQTDQGVVLIDCGLMFPDDALLGVDVVIPRLESVFAEGEKVLGIVLTHGHEDHIGALPWLLLQYKSLRGIRIYGSPFTIALVEHKLEEHGLLDRVELMPMPAHSSVTLGSLTFHFIPVCHSIPQCYALAVETPVGKILHTGDIKLDSAPLDSEEACDPVTEFARFAEEGEHKGIRLLLADSTNVENPGHSLPERQVHDDLDAIFSEVKGRIIIALFSSHIRRIRTVLELARKYRRSVLVSGRSLSTNIEKAVELGLLEQPDNLYSEAAGFPDLDPGQTVVLATGTQGEALSALARIARGEHRQLSLHEGDTVIMSSRVIPGNARAISKVLNQIYRLGAEVYHHPGRTVHATGHACQAELREIIEAVKPEYFIPVHGEYRHLALHARLAEECGVAHDHIKIIEDGQPVTFLEDGIRMEDPVSVESVMVDGKGVGDVGRMVLKERRILGGEGLVAVVLVIAEETGEVLHGPEMISRGFVFEQQYSHLLEDAKCLVLDQLESTNPNDIPRLSDRIRSSLRRFFRDVLGRDPIVVPIVTQI; this is translated from the coding sequence ATGTCTGAATCGTATCTCACCATAACCCCGCTGGGAGGTCTCGGCGAAATCGGCATGAACTGCCAGAAATGGCAGACCGACCAGGGCGTTGTGCTGATCGACTGCGGCCTGATGTTTCCCGACGACGCGCTGCTCGGCGTGGACGTGGTCATTCCCCGGCTGGAATCCGTGTTTGCCGAGGGCGAAAAGGTGCTGGGTATCGTGCTCACCCACGGCCACGAAGACCACATTGGCGCGCTGCCCTGGCTGCTGCTTCAATACAAGAGCCTGCGCGGCATACGCATCTACGGCTCGCCCTTCACCATCGCCCTTGTGGAACATAAGCTTGAGGAACACGGCCTGCTCGACCGCGTGGAACTCATGCCCATGCCCGCGCACAGCTCGGTCACGCTGGGCAGCCTCACCTTCCACTTCATTCCGGTCTGCCATTCCATTCCCCAGTGCTACGCTCTGGCCGTGGAAACGCCTGTGGGTAAAATTCTCCACACCGGCGACATCAAACTCGACTCCGCCCCGCTGGACAGTGAAGAAGCCTGCGACCCGGTGACCGAATTCGCCCGCTTTGCCGAAGAAGGCGAACACAAGGGCATACGCCTGCTGCTGGCCGACTCCACCAACGTGGAAAATCCCGGCCACTCCCTGCCCGAACGGCAGGTGCACGACGACCTCGACGCCATTTTTTCCGAAGTGAAGGGCCGCATCATCATTGCGCTCTTCTCCAGCCACATCCGCCGCATCCGCACCGTGCTGGAACTGGCCAGAAAATACCGCCGCTCCGTGCTCGTGAGCGGCCGCAGCCTCTCCACCAACATCGAAAAGGCCGTGGAACTCGGCCTCCTCGAACAGCCGGACAACCTCTACAGCGAAGCCGCCGGATTCCCGGATCTCGATCCCGGACAGACCGTCGTGCTCGCCACGGGCACGCAGGGCGAAGCCCTCTCCGCGCTGGCCCGCATCGCACGAGGCGAACATCGTCAGCTCTCGCTGCACGAAGGCGACACCGTCATCATGTCGTCCCGTGTGATTCCCGGCAACGCCCGCGCCATTTCCAAGGTGCTCAACCAGATCTACCGCCTCGGCGCCGAAGTGTATCACCACCCCGGCCGCACCGTTCACGCCACCGGTCACGCCTGTCAGGCCGAACTCCGGGAAATCATCGAGGCCGTGAAACCGGAATACTTCATTCCCGTCCACGGCGAATACCGCCACCTCGCCCTGCACGCGCGCCTTGCCGAAGAGTGCGGCGTGGCGCACGACCACATCAAGATCATTGAAGACGGACAGCCCGTCACTTTTCTTGAAGACGGCATACGCATGGAAGATCCCGTGTCCGTGGAATCCGTCATGGTGGACGGCAAGGGCGTGGGCGACGTGGGCCGCATGGTGCTCAAGGAACGCCGCATTCTCGGCGGCGAAGGCCTCGTGGCAGTGGTGCTCGTCATTGCCGAGGAAACCGGCGAAGTCTTGCACGGCCCGGAAATGATCTCCCGCGGATTCGTGTTCGAGCAGCAATACAGCCACCTGCTGGAAGACGCCAAATGCCTGGTGCTCGATCAGCTCGAATCCACCAATCCCAACGACATTCCCCGCCTTTCCGACCGCATCCGCTCAAGCCTGCGCCGCTTCTTCCGCGACGTGCTGGGGCGCGACCCCATCGTGGTGCCCATCGTCACGCAGATCTGA
- a CDS encoding dihydroorotate dehydrogenase electron transfer subunit, whose translation MISPVRTELTVTDNVPFGQPVSGPSGVYRFYALTLERPAWKSWRPGQFIMLRPVQDSEGTTWARPLSICRVTSQSLVLFFRVVGTGTDRLSRLKSGDRVVVWGPLGTSFDMRPDTPTLLLARGVGIAPFAGYADVHPAPASLFMLFGHGLPSNNYPTDAMAARMEMENMRDRTPEELEQFHRVVRAKMLEYKEHGGICLACGPMPFLKRVWERALELDLPTQLSLEERMACGTGACLGCTTITSKHWPDPVRAGLPVQTCTSGPVFWASDIDLHAVQPDERSL comes from the coding sequence ATGATTTCCCCTGTTCGCACAGAACTGACAGTGACGGATAACGTGCCCTTCGGACAGCCGGTGTCCGGCCCGTCGGGAGTGTATCGTTTCTACGCTCTTACCCTGGAACGTCCGGCGTGGAAAAGCTGGCGTCCCGGCCAGTTCATCATGCTGCGGCCCGTTCAGGACAGCGAGGGAACGACATGGGCCCGTCCGCTGTCCATCTGCCGGGTGACCTCGCAGAGCCTTGTGCTGTTTTTCCGCGTGGTCGGCACGGGAACCGATCGTCTTTCGCGCCTGAAAAGCGGCGACAGAGTTGTGGTGTGGGGGCCTCTCGGCACCAGTTTCGACATGCGTCCCGACACGCCCACGCTTCTGCTTGCCCGCGGCGTGGGCATTGCGCCCTTTGCCGGCTATGCCGACGTGCATCCGGCTCCGGCGAGTCTTTTCATGCTGTTCGGCCACGGTCTGCCGAGCAACAACTATCCCACCGACGCCATGGCCGCGCGCATGGAAATGGAAAACATGCGCGACCGCACGCCCGAGGAGCTGGAACAGTTCCACAGGGTGGTGCGCGCCAAGATGCTGGAATACAAGGAACACGGCGGCATCTGCCTGGCCTGCGGCCCCATGCCCTTTTTGAAGCGCGTGTGGGAGAGGGCGCTTGAGCTCGATCTGCCCACGCAGCTCTCTCTTGAAGAGCGCATGGCCTGCGGCACGGGCGCGTGCCTCGGCTGCACCACCATCACCTCGAAGCACTGGCCCGATCCCGTGCGGGCCGGACTGCCCGTGCAGACCTGCACCAGCGGTCCCGTGTTCTGGGCCTCGGACATCGATCTTCATGCCGTTCAGCCGGACGAAAGGAGCCTGTAA
- a CDS encoding alkyl/aryl-sulfatase — translation MIKSPASLALEKRRAELVPHLVQLSEHAWLSVAEDVSNVGMIVGKNGIVIIDTGQSTECAAATLKKFREIAPADKYPIKAVIYTHGHGDHTGGSSVFCSEGAKPEIWTRSNFGAETVPFEHAGLMPLFKARGALQGGFRLPPEKRICNGIAPVRYPSAGGAAFSGRTGAVPPDHFFSGDSTVLSAGGLELSLFATPGETDDALSVWFPAEKVLFCGDNLYRSFPNLYPVRGVGNRDVPAWIDSLNRMLALDADALVPGHTDPFIGRNEVRTVITNYRDAVRHVFDKTIEGMNAGKTPDELAAEIRLPEHLAGLDYLGEYYGNVAWAVRQIFGQYVGWFDGNPLHLYTNFTTRDEAARMAALAGGEEALLKNARAALRNNDPAWAARLADHLLTLRPDDAQILELKADALDALGETMLTATGRNYTLSVAQNLRQKATQR, via the coding sequence GTGATCAAAAGTCCCGCCTCTCTCGCTCTGGAAAAAAGACGTGCCGAACTCGTTCCCCACCTTGTGCAACTCAGCGAACACGCCTGGCTCAGCGTGGCTGAAGACGTTTCCAACGTGGGCATGATTGTCGGCAAAAACGGCATCGTCATCATCGACACCGGTCAGAGCACCGAATGCGCGGCCGCCACGCTGAAAAAATTCCGGGAAATCGCCCCGGCGGACAAATACCCCATAAAAGCCGTCATCTACACGCACGGCCACGGCGACCACACCGGCGGCTCCTCCGTCTTCTGCTCGGAAGGCGCAAAGCCCGAAATCTGGACCCGGAGCAATTTCGGCGCGGAAACCGTGCCCTTCGAGCATGCCGGACTCATGCCGCTGTTCAAGGCCCGGGGCGCGCTTCAGGGCGGATTCCGACTGCCGCCGGAAAAACGCATCTGCAACGGCATCGCTCCCGTACGCTACCCCTCCGCCGGCGGGGCCGCATTCAGCGGCAGAACCGGGGCCGTGCCGCCCGATCACTTTTTCAGCGGCGACAGCACTGTTCTTTCCGCGGGAGGCCTCGAGCTCTCGCTTTTCGCCACGCCCGGCGAAACCGACGACGCGCTCAGCGTGTGGTTTCCGGCAGAAAAGGTGCTCTTCTGCGGCGACAATCTCTACCGCTCCTTCCCCAATCTCTACCCCGTGCGGGGCGTGGGCAACCGCGACGTGCCGGCCTGGATCGACAGTCTGAACCGCATGCTTGCGCTTGACGCCGACGCGCTGGTGCCCGGCCACACCGATCCCTTCATCGGCCGCAACGAAGTGCGCACCGTCATCACCAACTACCGCGACGCCGTCCGGCACGTCTTCGACAAAACCATTGAAGGCATGAACGCGGGCAAAACGCCGGATGAGCTCGCCGCTGAAATCAGGCTTCCCGAGCATCTGGCCGGACTCGACTATCTTGGAGAATACTACGGAAACGTCGCCTGGGCGGTACGTCAGATCTTCGGTCAGTATGTGGGCTGGTTCGACGGCAATCCCCTGCATCTGTACACGAACTTCACCACCCGCGACGAAGCCGCGCGCATGGCGGCCCTTGCGGGCGGAGAAGAGGCGCTTCTGAAAAACGCCCGCGCCGCTCTGCGGAACAACGATCCCGCCTGGGCCGCGCGCCTTGCCGATCACCTGCTGACCCTGCGGCCGGACGACGCGCAGATTCTCGAACTCAAGGCCGACGCCCTCGACGCCCTCGGCGAAACCATGCTCACGGCCACCGGCCGCAACTACACCCTCTCCGTGGCCCAGAATCTGCGGCAGAAGGCGACGCAGCGCTGA
- the lptD gene encoding LPS assembly protein LptD — protein MLMTVLTALACLSSSAFAASPGTGQRSLSTRGDSPWTLNADNLVSLDDGVIVEASGNVLLQRGEDYMKADFARYYTTTNWIFVKGKVEARMGRDMLNASEAEFDLTSRTGWLKDGSIFIAGPHMYVTGEKVDKLFGDRYSFKNAKVTACDGDRPAWSLSADQADVEIDGYAKLTHSTLNILDVPLVGSPYLVLPAKTTRQSGLLMPDFGYSSLNGTFFSQPYFQVIDESRDLTFYGSYMSKAGFMPGIEYRAHTRDQDKTWLAFDVLYDKHTFRSDASDPVNDTDRLINTNEERYWLRGMGDGFLGDSGWRYRYNLDYVSDQNFLRQFRDMRTGFNRSRDALYDMFGRDLQEVDKNRVSEGFIYRDWDRFMVSAGFRYEEDPSFGHGNRPHSEDTTVQRIPVNAYLFKGGLIPGLPFELQGEVSSTYEYRAKGVRGLRTEIHPELSLPVNLPGASMIVSGGVRQTYYNSNHVPFDDSQRWTRGGGTKDRFIPDVSATTFTQLSRVWDMPENHLEAVAENVGKTSWTGIRHRLQPRVSYEWTPDRDQSDNPIFEDTDRLKPSQRVRLSLTNILTAKRETVSGARGSYKTTENYFDPVRWEVATGYDIDEANRNNFRNLYSRKPVMDTYSYLEFSPLNWLSLWNRIYVSMYGDGITRSDTGFTLSNARWGSWSMSYSTRSEFYNYLDEMKRDNLADIRFTPRQRLLTNAFTFRPTSKISMYYLTQDNIETGKNYERRFVIGYYHQCFHILGAVYSKAQDNSYRLILELPGLSF, from the coding sequence ATGCTTATGACCGTGCTTACGGCGCTGGCGTGTCTTTCCTCGTCCGCTTTTGCCGCTTCCCCGGGCACAGGTCAGCGTTCGCTGAGCACCCGCGGCGACTCGCCCTGGACGCTTAATGCCGACAACCTCGTCAGCCTTGACGACGGCGTGATTGTCGAGGCGTCCGGCAACGTGCTGCTCCAGCGTGGCGAAGACTACATGAAGGCCGATTTCGCCCGCTACTACACCACGACCAACTGGATCTTCGTCAAGGGAAAGGTGGAAGCCCGCATGGGACGCGACATGCTGAACGCCTCGGAGGCCGAATTCGACCTCACCTCGCGTACGGGCTGGCTCAAGGACGGCTCCATCTTCATTGCCGGACCGCACATGTACGTGACCGGCGAAAAGGTGGACAAGCTCTTCGGCGACCGCTACAGCTTCAAGAACGCCAAGGTCACGGCCTGTGACGGCGATCGTCCCGCCTGGTCGCTGTCTGCGGATCAGGCCGACGTGGAAATCGACGGCTACGCCAAGCTCACGCATTCCACGCTGAACATTCTCGATGTGCCCCTTGTCGGTTCGCCCTATCTGGTGCTGCCCGCCAAGACCACCCGGCAGTCCGGTCTGCTCATGCCTGATTTCGGCTACAGCAGTCTGAACGGAACCTTCTTTTCCCAGCCCTATTTTCAGGTCATCGACGAGAGCCGCGACCTGACCTTCTATGGTTCCTACATGAGCAAGGCGGGCTTCATGCCCGGCATTGAATACCGCGCCCACACCCGCGATCAGGACAAGACATGGCTGGCCTTTGACGTGCTCTACGACAAGCACACCTTCCGTTCGGACGCCTCCGACCCCGTCAACGACACCGACAGACTCATCAACACCAACGAGGAACGCTACTGGCTGCGCGGCATGGGCGACGGCTTTCTGGGCGACTCCGGCTGGCGCTACCGCTACAACCTCGACTATGTTTCCGATCAGAACTTTCTGCGCCAGTTCCGCGACATGCGCACCGGCTTCAACCGTTCCCGCGACGCCCTCTACGACATGTTCGGCCGCGACCTTCAGGAAGTGGACAAGAACCGCGTGAGCGAAGGCTTCATCTATCGCGACTGGGACCGTTTCATGGTGTCTGCGGGCTTCCGCTATGAGGAAGATCCTTCCTTCGGACACGGCAACCGCCCCCACAGCGAAGACACTACGGTGCAGCGCATTCCCGTCAACGCCTATCTCTTCAAAGGCGGTCTCATTCCCGGTCTGCCGTTTGAACTGCAGGGCGAGGTTTCCAGCACTTACGAATATCGCGCCAAGGGCGTGCGCGGTCTGCGCACGGAAATTCATCCCGAGCTCAGTTTGCCCGTGAATCTGCCCGGCGCGTCCATGATCGTGTCCGGCGGCGTGCGCCAGACCTACTACAACAGCAACCATGTGCCCTTCGACGATTCCCAGCGCTGGACGCGCGGCGGCGGCACCAAGGACCGCTTCATTCCCGATGTGAGCGCCACAACCTTCACGCAGCTCTCCCGTGTGTGGGACATGCCGGAAAATCATCTGGAAGCCGTGGCCGAAAACGTGGGCAAGACCAGCTGGACCGGCATCCGGCACAGACTGCAGCCTCGCGTGAGCTATGAATGGACGCCTGACAGGGATCAGTCCGACAATCCCATTTTCGAGGATACCGACCGTCTCAAGCCCTCGCAGCGCGTGCGTCTTTCCCTGACCAACATCCTTACGGCCAAACGTGAGACCGTTTCTGGAGCCAGGGGGAGCTACAAGACCACGGAAAACTATTTCGATCCCGTGCGCTGGGAAGTCGCCACCGGCTACGACATCGACGAAGCCAATCGAAACAACTTCCGCAATCTGTATTCCCGCAAGCCCGTCATGGACACCTATTCCTACCTGGAATTCAGTCCGCTGAACTGGCTGAGCCTGTGGAACCGGATTTATGTTTCCATGTACGGCGACGGCATCACCCGCAGCGACACCGGCTTTACGCTCTCCAACGCCCGCTGGGGGTCGTGGAGCATGTCGTACAGCACGCGCAGCGAGTTCTACAACTATCTTGATGAAATGAAGCGCGACAACCTGGCCGACATTCGCTTCACGCCGAGGCAGCGCCTGCTCACCAACGCTTTCACGTTCCGGCCCACCAGCAAGATCTCGATGTACTACCTCACGCAGGACAACATCGAAACCGGCAAGAACTATGAGCGCCGCTTCGTGATCGGCTACTATCATCAGTGCTTCCACATTCTGGGCGCCGTGTACAGCAAGGCGCAGGACAATTCCTACCGGCTCATTCTCGAATTGCCGGGCCTGAGCTTCTGA
- the alr gene encoding alanine racemase, with amino-acid sequence MIEPSCHVRINWEHFRRNIEELLKRGHDLMPVIKADAYGHGVRKAAAVLEDMGIGWAAAGTIQEAAEVRNAGFSGNIVALLSRAPEKEDVCLACEKRLSPLIHNWEGLEAVARAVRDINAPLGIAVKAETGMGRLGFRLEEMEDVADAIAAEPRLSPIVQVSHFAVADDPAEEEYTKLQCDVFYRAADIMHRKFPDMRCSLGNTAGLVEGFTRKDDICRPGIALYGYDPMFGTAHEGACGPLLPVMEVAAPLISVHPLHKEESVGYGRTFTADSERLVGWVAIGYADGYRRNPAPGTCMCINGVRVPVIGRVAMQMTCVDLTDLAETPAPGDAVYVLGGPGNAVSAQELADWWGTIPYEVTCLLGKNRIEE; translated from the coding sequence ATGATTGAGCCTTCATGCCATGTACGCATCAACTGGGAACATTTCCGCCGCAACATCGAAGAACTGCTGAAAAGAGGGCATGATCTCATGCCCGTCATCAAGGCGGACGCTTACGGGCACGGCGTTCGGAAGGCGGCGGCCGTGCTGGAAGACATGGGCATAGGCTGGGCGGCCGCAGGCACGATTCAGGAAGCCGCGGAAGTGAGGAACGCCGGATTTTCCGGCAACATCGTGGCGCTGCTCAGCCGCGCTCCCGAAAAGGAGGACGTGTGTCTTGCCTGTGAAAAGCGTCTCTCCCCCCTCATTCACAACTGGGAAGGACTTGAAGCCGTCGCGCGGGCCGTGCGCGACATCAACGCGCCGCTCGGCATCGCCGTGAAGGCGGAAACCGGCATGGGGCGGCTCGGCTTCCGGCTGGAAGAGATGGAGGACGTGGCCGACGCCATTGCCGCCGAGCCCAGACTTTCGCCCATCGTGCAGGTTTCGCACTTTGCCGTGGCCGACGATCCCGCGGAAGAGGAATACACGAAGCTCCAGTGCGACGTGTTCTACCGAGCGGCCGACATCATGCATCGGAAGTTTCCCGACATGCGCTGCTCGCTCGGCAACACTGCCGGACTTGTGGAAGGCTTCACCCGCAAGGACGACATCTGCCGTCCCGGCATTGCCCTGTACGGCTACGATCCCATGTTCGGCACCGCACACGAAGGCGCGTGCGGGCCGCTCCTGCCCGTGATGGAAGTTGCTGCGCCGCTCATCAGCGTGCATCCGCTGCACAAGGAGGAAAGCGTGGGCTACGGCCGCACCTTCACGGCGGACTCGGAACGTCTTGTCGGATGGGTGGCCATAGGCTACGCCGACGGCTACCGTCGCAACCCCGCGCCCGGAACCTGCATGTGCATCAACGGCGTGCGCGTGCCCGTCATCGGCAGAGTCGCCATGCAGATGACCTGCGTGGATCTCACAGACCTTGCCGAAACGCCCGCGCCCGGCGACGCCGTGTACGTTCTCGGCGGACCGGGCAATGCCGTGAGCGCTCAGGAACTCGCCGACTGGTGGGGAACCATTCCCTACGAAGTGACCTGCCTGCTCGGCAAGAACAGAATCGAAGAATAA
- a CDS encoding manganese efflux pump MntP family protein produces the protein MYNAPDKTRRTPVTFLTVLAIALALAMDAFAVSVSASATLPVVTWRHYFRLSFHFGLFQFLMPVVGWALGVSVRSYIEAWDHWIAFGLLALVGVNMLREAWSGEEEESSSGDPSRGWQLVMLAVATSIDAMAVGLSFAMIGVSVWGPAIVIGLVCAAVTAAGVKLGRLLGGSNLLGSKVSVLGGLVLIGIGVKILYEHGVL, from the coding sequence ATGTATAATGCGCCAGACAAAACCCGGAGAACTCCCGTGACTTTTCTTACCGTTTTAGCCATAGCTCTCGCGCTGGCCATGGACGCCTTTGCCGTTTCGGTGTCCGCCTCAGCCACGCTTCCCGTGGTGACCTGGAGACATTATTTCCGCCTGTCGTTTCATTTCGGTCTGTTTCAGTTTCTCATGCCGGTCGTCGGCTGGGCGCTCGGCGTGTCGGTGCGCAGCTACATCGAGGCGTGGGATCACTGGATAGCCTTCGGTCTGCTGGCGCTTGTCGGAGTCAACATGCTGCGCGAAGCCTGGTCCGGGGAAGAGGAGGAATCTTCTTCCGGCGATCCATCGCGCGGGTGGCAGCTCGTCATGCTGGCCGTGGCCACCAGCATAGACGCCATGGCCGTGGGACTTTCCTTCGCCATGATAGGCGTTTCGGTGTGGGGGCCCGCGATCGTCATAGGACTCGTGTGCGCGGCCGTGACCGCGGCGGGCGTGAAGCTGGGGCGGCTGCTCGGCGGCTCGAATCTTCTGGGCAGCAAGGTTTCCGTGCTCGGCGGACTGGTGCTTATCGGCATAGGCGTGAAAATTCTTTATGAACACGGGGTGTTGTAG
- a CDS encoding YifB family Mg chelatase-like AAA ATPase, which produces MVVQLSCGAILGVDAFRVDLEVDYGRQGMPSFVMVGLAEGAVRESRERVLKALQNSSFRIPPGRITVNLAPADRRKEGSAYDLPLALGLLAAAGILPAECLRGWFFAAELSLDGRLKPVPGVLALAMLARSEGAKGFMVAPDNAQEAAMAEGLDVFAPRTLAEAAAFLAGRAELSPVEPAPSGDEDDDFFDLADVKGQEKAKRAMEVAAAGAHNLLFIGPPGSGKTMLARRMPGILPPLDREEALEVTKIYSVARMLDGRGLVTKRPFRTPHHSDSSVSIIGGGVPPHPGEVSLAHRGVLFLDELPEFQRQALEVLRQPLEQGRVFISRATYAVSYPADFMLLAAMNPCPCGYSTDPRHECTCSAQAVARYRARLSGPLLDRIDLHVEVPAVSYEDIRSTHSGPSSAEVRERVVRAREIQRERYRGTNCRTNADLSGRMLDEYCRLGREEHEFLGNAVNALALSARAYTRILRVARTIADLEGAAELSLTHIAEAISCRVLDRGQP; this is translated from the coding sequence ATGGTAGTGCAGCTGTCCTGCGGGGCGATTCTGGGGGTGGACGCCTTCCGGGTCGATCTTGAGGTGGACTACGGCAGGCAGGGCATGCCCTCGTTCGTCATGGTGGGACTGGCCGAGGGCGCGGTGCGTGAATCGCGCGAGCGCGTGCTCAAGGCGCTTCAGAATTCCTCGTTCCGCATTCCGCCGGGGCGTATCACCGTGAATCTGGCCCCGGCCGACCGGCGCAAGGAAGGCTCGGCCTACGATCTGCCTCTGGCGCTCGGACTTCTGGCGGCTGCGGGCATACTTCCCGCCGAATGTCTGCGGGGCTGGTTCTTTGCGGCCGAGCTTTCGCTGGACGGCAGGCTCAAGCCCGTGCCCGGCGTGCTTGCGCTGGCCATGCTGGCCCGTTCGGAAGGAGCCAAGGGCTTCATGGTGGCGCCGGACAACGCACAGGAAGCCGCCATGGCCGAGGGGCTCGACGTGTTTGCGCCGAGAACGCTGGCGGAGGCGGCGGCCTTTCTGGCGGGCAGGGCGGAACTCTCTCCCGTGGAGCCCGCGCCGTCCGGCGACGAGGATGACGATTTCTTCGATCTGGCCGACGTGAAGGGGCAGGAAAAGGCCAAGCGGGCCATGGAAGTGGCGGCGGCCGGCGCGCACAATCTGCTGTTCATCGGGCCTCCGGGCAGCGGCAAGACCATGCTTGCGCGGCGTATGCCGGGCATACTTCCGCCGCTCGATCGGGAAGAGGCTCTGGAAGTGACCAAAATCTACAGTGTGGCCCGCATGCTGGACGGGCGCGGACTGGTGACGAAGCGTCCTTTCCGCACGCCGCATCACAGCGACTCCAGCGTGTCCATCATCGGCGGCGGCGTGCCGCCGCATCCCGGCGAAGTGAGCCTTGCCCACAGGGGCGTGCTTTTTCTGGACGAACTGCCCGAGTTTCAGCGTCAGGCGCTGGAGGTGCTGCGCCAGCCGCTGGAGCAGGGGAGAGTGTTCATTTCCCGCGCCACCTACGCGGTCTCCTATCCTGCCGACTTCATGCTGCTTGCGGCCATGAATCCCTGTCCGTGCGGCTACAGTACCGATCCGCGTCATGAATGCACCTGTTCCGCGCAGGCCGTGGCCCGCTATCGCGCCAGGCTTTCCGGCCCGCTTCTGGATCGCATCGATCTGCACGTGGAGGTGCCCGCCGTGTCCTATGAGGACATTCGTTCGACGCACTCCGGGCCGTCGTCGGCCGAGGTGCGCGAGAGAGTCGTGCGCGCAAGGGAGATTCAGCGCGAACGCTACCGGGGCACGAACTGCCGCACCAACGCCGATCTTTCCGGCCGCATGCTCGACGAGTACTGCCGTCTCGGCCGGGAGGAACATGAGTTTCTGGGCAATGCCGTGAACGCGCTGGCGCTCTCGGCCCGGGCGTACACCCGCATTCTTCGCGTGGCGAGAACCATCGCCGATCTTGAAGGCGCGGCGGAACTTTCGCTCACGCACATCGCGGAAGCCATCAGCTGCCGCGTGCTTGACAGGGGACAGCCATGA